GCAGCAACAACGTAATCCCCGGCGACCTGAAGGTGCAGTTTAACTTCCGCTTCAGCACCGAGCTCACCGACGAGGCGATCAAGGCCCGCGTCGCTGCGCTGCTGGATAAACATCAGCTGCGCTACACCGTGGACTGGTGGATCTCCGGCCAGCCATTCCTCACCTCGCGCGGTAAGCTGGTGGATGCGGTGGTGAAGTCGATTGCACACTATAATGAAATTGAACCGCAGCTGTTAACCACGGGCGGGACCTCGGACGGGCGGTTTATTGCGCGGATGGGGGCTCAGGTGGTGGAACTGGGGCCGGTGAATGCGACCATTCATAAAATCAACGAATGCGTAAACGCCGCCGATCTGCAGCTGCTGGCCCGTATGTATCAACGCATTATGGAACGGCTCGTTGCATAATAGGCGTTTCTGAATGAGGACATGAGCATGGAATGGCTGGCTAAATACTGGTGGATTCTATTACTGGTTTTCCTGGTGGGCGTGCTGCTGAACGTCATTAAAGACCTCAAGCGCGTCGACCATAAGAAATTTCTCGCCAACAAGCCCGATCTACCCCCGCATCGCGACTTTAACGATAAGTGGGACGACGAAGACGACTGGCCGAAGAAGAAGTAGTCGGTGCTGATTACGCCGGGCGGCGCTACCGCTTGCCCGGCCTACAACTTGCTCGACCTACAACTTGCTCCACTTACGAAACTACATAAACTCGACAATATCGTCGTCGTTGAACTTGCCGCCGCTCAGCGCCTCATCAAAATAGTGCTTCGGCACGGTGTAGCTCAGACGGTCCAGCGCCAGCTGCATACCCTCATGGCTGATGCCGTGTCCCACATCATCAACGATATCCAGCGTGACATCGCCCCCGGCCTGTAATAGCGCCTCCTGGGCGGCAACGGCATGCGTCAGCTCAATCACGCGATCCTCCCCGCCGTGGATCAGGTGGATCGTCACCGTCGCGCTGATAGCCGCAGGCAGGCTGGCAAAGCGACCGCTAAAGGCGATCACCCGCGACGCCAGCGTGGGCTGGGCTTTTACCCCCTCAAGGGCCATGATCGCCCCCTGCGAGAAGCCGATCAGCGCCGTGGCCTGCGGCCCCAGTCCACTCTCCTGCTGCCAGTAACGTACCGCTTCAATAAAGGCGGGCATGATGGCGTCCACGCGTTCCTGACGATTCTCCTCCGTAACGCCCTGCACGGAGAACCACTGCCGCGCGGGCGGCGGACCGCAGGGTTCAGCCCCGCCAACGCTAACGATCAGC
Above is a genomic segment from Enterobacter sp. C2 containing:
- the ypfH gene encoding esterase, yielding MEHDYHVVQRPDKPASQLLLLFHGVGDNPVAMGQVGTGFTARFPDALIVSVGGAEPCGPPPARQWFSVQGVTEENRQERVDAIMPAFIEAVRYWQQESGLGPQATALIGFSQGAIMALEGVKAQPTLASRVIAFSGRFASLPAAISATVTIHLIHGGEDRVIELTHAVAAQEALLQAGGDVTLDIVDDVGHGISHEGMQLALDRLSYTVPKHYFDEALSGGKFNDDDIVEFM
- a CDS encoding YpfN family protein → MEWLAKYWWILLLVFLVGVLLNVIKDLKRVDHKKFLANKPDLPPHRDFNDKWDDEDDWPKKK